GAAGTGGACTTCTAGTAATGGTTATAACAATGGTAAGCAGAGTACTGGGATTGGTGAGAGCTACTATAATAGCTTACTATTTTGGTGCTTCAGGAGCAACAGATGCATACTTTAGTGCTTTTAAAATAAGCAATTTTTTTAGACAGTTGCTGGGAGAGGGAGCATTAGGAAGCTCATTTATCCCATTGTACAATGAAAAAATAGAAATAGAGGGAGAAGAGAGAGGAAAAGAATTTATATATTCTATATTGAATCTTATCTTTGTTTTCAGTACTATTGTAACACTTTTAATGATAATATTTTCTCAGGATATAATAAATCTTATAGTAAATGGATTCCCAGTAGAAACAAAGATATTGGCATCTAAACTTTTGAAAATAATGTCAGTATATTTTATATTTATAAGCCTTTCAGGAATGATATGTGCTATGCTTAATAATTTCAAACAGTTTGCTATACCAGCTTCAACTTCGATATTTTTCAATCTTGCTATAATTTTTGCATCAATGGGATTTAGTAAAACTTTTGGAATATCAGCTTTAGCATATGGTGTGGTTTTAGGAGGAGCACTTCAATTTTTAATAGTTCTTCCATCATTTTTTAAAATAGTAAGAGGATATTCTTTTAAAATAAATTGGAAAGATCCATACTTGAAAAAAATATTTATACTTATGTGCCCTATGTTGGTAGGAATAGTTGCCAGACAAGTAAATACAATAGTGGATCAAGTATTTGCTTCATACCTTCAGGAGGGAGGAGTTACTGCTTTAGAAAATGCAACAAGATTGTATCTGCTTCCAGTGGGAGTGTTTGGAGTGTCTATATCTACAGTGATATTTCCTGTATTATCAAAAGCAGTAGCAAAAAATGATATGAAAACAGCAGAAAATAATATTGTAAAAGGTTTAAATATACTTCTTTTTCTTATTATACCATCAATAGCAGTATTAACATTTTATTCAACAGATGTAATTAGGCTGACTCTTTCTTATGGAAAGTTTGGAGAAGATGCTGTAAAAGTCACATCAGAAGCTCTTTTATATTATTCATTGGGACTATATTTTTACACAGCTATCTATCTAATGACAAGAGCATTTTACAGTGTAAAAAACAGTTCATATCCTGTAAGGTTTTCTATTGTTTCCATTATTATAAACATAGTGCTTAATTTTGTGTTGATAAAGCCAATGGCATACAGAGGGCTTGCACTTTCGACTTCCATAGCCTCAGGGGTAAATTTTCTACTTCTTGTATATGTATTTAGGAAAAAATATATGGAGTTTCCATTGAAAAAATCATTGATATTTTTTGGAAAAGTTCTGATAACTACAATAATTGCCTTAGGGGCAAGCTATTATATACATAATACTGTAATTAAACTGGCTGTATTTTCATTAGTATATATGGTATTTTGGACAAAATCTCTTATTAAAAATAAAATGGAAGTGTTTTAGTTTATGAAAGAAGAGCATAATTATAGCATTTATACACCTCATAAAATAGCAAAAGAAATTATAGAGCAGACATTCAAATGTTATTTTGGAGAGGATAAAACTTTGAAAAAGTTAGAGGCTGTAAAATTAGGAGACCTTTCCTGTGGTAATGGGAATCTCTTATTAACAGCTCTGGAAAAACTTCTTGAGCTTTCTAAGGAGATAACTGGAGAGTACTTTTTTCTGATACTTGGATAACAGGATTTGATATAAATGAAGATGCAGTAAAACTAACTATAGTGAGAGGAAGAGAACTGTTAAAAAAGTATGGACTTACTGGAGAGATAAAGATATTATGTCGCAATTCACTTGAAGTTGAAAATATGCGATTTAATATACTTTTAGGAAATCCACCATATCTAGGAGAAAAGAATAATAAAAGCATATTTCAAAAAATAAGAGAAACAGAATTTGGTAAAAAATATTATGAAGCTAAAATGGATTATTTTTATTTTTTATAGAAAAAGGAATAGAAATACTAGAAGATAAAGGAATAATGGCATATATAACAACTAACTATTGGCTTAGAGCTGACAGTGGAAAAAAACTCAGGCAGGTATTGTGTGAAAATGGAAGTTTTTTGGAAATTAAAAATTATGACAATTCTGTGTTTACCAAAGCAGTAGGACAGCATAATATCATATTTATTTGGGAAAAAGATAAGAGTGATGATAAAAGTGTAAAAATAAGCATTCCTGAAAAAAATTTTGAAATAAAAAATACATTGCTCTATGATGAAAATGGAAAAATAGTCCTTGCAGATGAGGAAATCTTAAAATTTAATAAAAAAATACTGGAGAAGTCTAATTACAAGTTGAAGGATTTAGTTAATATAAATCAAGGAATTGTTTCTGGGCTAGATGAAGCATATATATTTGATGACTATAAAGAAGAGTTTAAAAATTACTTGAAGCCTTTTTATAAAAATAAGGATATTGGAAAATATACAAATAAGAAAAATAATTTCTGGATATTATATATGGACGAGAAAACTGTTCCTGATGAAGCTGTTATGACACATTTAAAAAAATATCAAAGCAGACTTTCTAAAAGAAGAGAAGTAAAAACTGGAAGTATTAACTGGTGGGAGCTTCAGTGGGCAAGAGAAAGAGAAATATTTATCAAACCAAAAATATTAGTACGTCAAAGATGTAAAACTAATCAGTTCTCTTACAATGATGGTGAATTTTATGGCAGTGCAGATATATATTTTATAACAAAGAAAAATGATGATATAAATCTTTTCTATATATTGGGCTATATGAATTCAGAAGTTTTTTTGCAATGGTTCAAATATAATGGTAAGATAAAAGGAAAGAATTTTGAGTTTTATTCAACACCTTTGAAAGAAACTCCTGTATATTATTCTGAAAATAAAAAGGAAATAGTGTACATAGAAGAACTAGTAAAAAAACAAATAAAAAGTTTTTCTCAAGAAAGAGAAAAGGAAATAGACGATTATTTCAGAAAAAAGATGATGTAGGAGAAGTGAGGTGAATTAGATGAAAGATTCATCAAATAGAAAAAAGAAGGTGGGACTCCCTCCTGGGAGTATAATCTATACAGGTGAGGATTCTGATCATAAAATAT
Above is a window of Fusobacterium varium DNA encoding:
- a CDS encoding TaqI-like C-terminal specificity domain, which translates into the protein MAYITTNYWLRADSGKKLRQVLCENGSFLEIKNYDNSVFTKAVGQHNIIFIWEKDKSDDKSVKISIPEKNFEIKNTLLYDENGKIVLADEEILKFNKKILEKSNYKLKDLVNINQGIVSGLDEAYIFDDYKEEFKNYLKPFYKNKDIGKYTNKKNNFWILYMDEKTVPDEAVMTHLKKYQSRLSKRREVKTGSINWWELQWAREREIFIKPKILVRQRCKTNQFSYNDGEFYGSADIYFITKKNDDINLFYILGYMNSEVFLQWFKYNGKIKGKNFEFYSTPLKETPVYYSENKKEIVYIEELVKKQIKSFSQEREKEIDDYFRKKMM
- the murJ gene encoding integral membrane protein MviN; the protein is MFRSGLLVMVITMVSRVLGLVRATIIAYYFGASGATDAYFSAFKISNFFRQLLGEGALGSSFIPLYNEKIEIEGEERGKEFIYSILNLIFVFSTIVTLLMIIFSQDIINLIVNGFPVETKILASKLLKIMSVYFIFISLSGMICAMLNNFKQFAIPASTSIFFNLAIIFASMGFSKTFGISALAYGVVLGGALQFLIVLPSFFKIVRGYSFKINWKDPYLKKIFILMCPMLVGIVARQVNTIVDQVFASYLQEGGVTALENATRLYLLPVGVFGVSISTVIFPVLSKAVAKNDMKTAENNIVKGLNILLFLIIPSIAVLTFYSTDVIRLTLSYGKFGEDAVKVTSEALLYYSLGLYFYTAIYLMTRAFYSVKNSSYPVRFSIVSIIINIVLNFVLIKPMAYRGLALSTSIASGVNFLLLVYVFRKKYMEFPLKKSLIFFGKVLITTIIALGASYYIHNTVIKLAVFSLVYMVFWTKSLIKNKMEVF